In the genome of Falco naumanni isolate bFalNau1 chromosome 5, bFalNau1.pat, whole genome shotgun sequence, the window ATGAAAGTAACACTCTTAGGTCCATAAGCCAAACTGTTTtgcatcttcctcctctttagTTTATGCAAATATTTGGTCAATGTAAAtgacctgaaaatatttattttattttaagatgcaCATTATTCTTTAGTCTgctttattaatgtattttgtgtATTAGGGAAGACTAAAATTGTAAACTTTCATTCCATTTCTTGAGCCAGCTAAACTGCATGAAATTCATATAGAAAAATGATCAAAGGAAAAGTGTAATTTCTGTTTATGAAAATCATGCTCGATCTCCTCTCTCCGTTGCCAGTAAAGCAATATGCTTAATAATAAAACTAAATGAGCTATTTGGCTAAAAATCATACATCAGTTCTCGTGTCCAATCCATACTAACCTAAAAGAGATGATGTTGGACAAGAACAgtacttcaaattattttcatttctatttccaTTACATACTGTCTTGACTAtctaaaaataaacctgtgTGTTATCATTTAATAAGGTTGATTTGTAGTATTATAGATGTGCTCCTACTTCCCTGTACCAAAACCaaccttctctctctctccgtCTCCCCGCACCACCACCGCCCCCCCCCAAGTCTGCAGATATTGCTGGCCTGcatgtttcagaaaacaaaggtaGTTTACCATCATTCACTGCtaatagagaaaagaaaaagacaatgtgAAGTTCAAGctttcattctgtattttcttacattGGAAGAGACATgtctataaaaataataagaatatCGGAATAATAGATCATTTATTAGTGGACATGGTAATGTAGATATACACTTAAAATCAAGAATTGAAGGGCACTCTCCAGCTGCACACCAGTCAGCTACAGCAAGCGATAAGCATCAATTAAAATAGCCACTAGGGGCCTTCATTTGCTAGGGGCTGTCAAGTGATGGAGACAGAGTTGGGGTCTGCCCACCCAGGGCCAGCTGCCCCTAAACCTCTGGGGTCCCTGCTCACTCCTTCAGCGAAGCACAATTCTCcacgtgaaaaaaaaaaaaaaaaaaaaaaaaaaatcacaggaacTCCAAATGGACATGTCAAGATGATTCTCCCTCTGATCATCCTCAAAAAAACCAGGGGAATTAATAAATAATCCAGTTATGTGATTTGTTATAGGCAAGGCATGACATTGCGGGCGTGCTGCTCCCCACAGGTGCTGGCATGCCGACCTCTTTCCCTCAGGCTGCAAACACCTTGGAAAAATAACAGCGTGGTTCCACTAGAAAACCGTGAAAATGAGAGGAAgtctgctgagcagcagcaagggtgTTTTATTTCCAGCCCCTGTGGCAGCTCAGGATTAAATGGATTTTCATTGTTCTTTCTCCACTGCAGTTTGGACACACAGTCGGTGTAAATGTGCCCGGGGTTTTActtgctgctgccctcccctctgCGAGGCTGGTATTCTCCTGCTAGCCGCCTGCTCTAAATATGGCCACGGCCAGTGTGTCAATAATCCCCCTCTTTAAGGGACCTGCAAACACTAGTGTTGGGACATTCTTGCTGTTCAGATGTCTAGCTGACGTCTGATGCTTAAAACGGAGCATGCTTTCATCCCTTCGTGCATTGTCGTAAGCCCCCGATGATTACTCTTAAAAGGGTGCCTCTGCTACGCAGGGAAACAGTTGCTGACCAAACGAGACACAGCTTGCTTGCTTCAGCCTTCTTGAATGCCTGGTCACTTCAGCTTTGTACCAGCCTGACCAAGCAGGACCATGTCTACCTTTGGCTACAGAAGAGAGCTCAGTAAATATGAGGACATTGATGAAGATGAGCTCCTCGCTTCTCTCACTGAAGaggagctgaaggagctggagcGGGAGCTGGAGGACATAGAGCCCGACCGTAACCTTCCAGTGGGACAACGGCAGAAGAGCCTGACGGAGAAAACACCGACAGGGACTTTCAGCAGAGAAGCACTGATGGCCTATTGGGAGAGGGAGACCAGGAAACTCTTAGAAAAAGAGAGACTGGGTGCGTGTGACAAGGTAAGACACTGAGGCACTTGCTGTTTCCTGGAAATATTTGGGTTTGTTCTTCCCTGCCATGGTCTCactgttccattttctttcagtctcttgTACTATTTTTAAGAGCACTGCTAGCCACACTTTTGTGCCTGCTAAAGCACTGCCTATCAGCTCAGAGAGTTTTTGCTCATCTGAAGGTTCCCTAAATGCTCTGTtgagaacagaagaaagttcTCTAAAAACTTATCACTAGTGATTAAAATAGGAAGAATTTAAAGGGCATGTTGGAAATTATTGCCAGGTAGCGATGTGGGCTTTTGGGTaacatttgattttgtttaaaagctaaaaaaattgctttttcctttcctacaaAAAATCGGTATTGACTGCTGAGAAGCATGTCAGGAAGACAGTTTTGAATACATCTTATGTCAGAAGTCAAGTAAGTGGCCGCCAGGCTTCATGCTCGCTGGAAGGAAGCTGCACTGCAGTCAGCAGCTAATGTTGCTTTGTTCCTGCTGCGGATCCTTGGCACAGCTCAGGAGTCTTCTGGCAACTGTTGTCAGAGGATAGCTGGAAGTTACTTAAAAAATGGCCTGGGGCAGAGTCATCTGCTAAACCATTTTATCGGTAttcccccaaaaaacaaccaataCTGCTTGTTAGGCAAGTCACCccccagaataaaaatattaataataaaagccAGTCCCCAAACTGCAAATGAACAGTATAGCTGGGTAGGAGTGAAGGGCTCAGTCCTATCAGGCGATGAGCACTCTCAGTCTAACCTAACATCCCTGTCGGCATCCCCCGGGCCCGTGCTAGAAGAATCTGTGAAACTGAGGTCTATCGAAAAGcaacttctgttttcacattGGCTCCATGTCATTTCAAAGCGAAGTGGGGATTTGGGGAAGTGAGTAGCTTTTTTATGTTTAAGCACTGCTTCGTGCCAAGCTCTGACTCTGTTTATAAGGACACCTTTTCCCATGTTTAAGTAGAAAATAATACAACAAAGGTAAAGACAGCAAAACTGGGCAGAGAACTTCTAACAGCCTTGATTCAGGACCTCAGTTCATTTGCAAGGAAATAATTGCAGTTTGTACATTAGATAAAATATTATCCTAGAGATAAATCACCTGGATTAAATTAGCCTACAATAATAATATCCAGGATTTCTTTACACATAAGTGTTCTCTCCTGCTCCTGGATGGTAGTGTACTGTCTTTGCAGGCAAGTGCGGAGACCACTAGCTGTCATCAGACCATTAGTATCAGCTTGCAGACATTGACTTCAGTCCCTGTTCTTCAAATCACAGGGAGGCAATGGCAAGATTAATGTTTATTTCCAGCTGAGCCTGGAACTCGAAACCTGGACAGTTGCAAAAAACCTTCTGAACAGGTCTACTTCAGTGTCTTACATAGTGGCAGGattctttttttgctctttccatGTCTATACAGCATTAACGATGGGTACTGGCTAAACTAGCCGGTGCTAGCAAAAGCCTCTATACTTTTTGATCTGAGAAGAAATTTGCTAAATGTGTGagtaaatatgaaaatgtttacATGCTGGTGTAGAAGGCACAAAGTCTGACTCCACTGAAGGCAGCAAGAAAGCTCATTCTGAGTTTCTTGAGagcagttttcttcttcccctcaATGCTCTGAAAGTTAGACACCTTATCTAAGATGGTTATTTGTGCTCCTTCTATAGTTAGAGGTGAGAGATCAGCCCCTCCAGAAGGCAAACATCCTGCAGATAGCCTTTTAGGGTGAGTGACTTGCCCTTCAGCAATATTTACCTCTCTGCATTGACTATTTTATCCTAACTTTTCATCGAGTTAGTACTACAAAGTAAGATGAAGCcttgcaggctgcctgcagcagtcCTGTACTGAACGATGCCTCTATGGATCTGCAAAGAGAAGAGTACTCGATTTCAACCTTACTGGGCAGATTGTGGTGACACCATATGATGTAATGTGACAGGAAACTAAATTCCCTCTTTGACCCCAGAAATGCCCCTCAGAAAAATgtcaagtgttttttttttttgttgatctAGCGTCATCAAGCATATTAGCAGTCCATTTAGATGCACCAACTTCTGCTCATCTGCAGCTGTGTGGAAGGCTGTAATATGTATTCCTGGGCAGATAAAAGCGTAGCCATGAAGATGGGTTCCTGGATGCCTggtgttttcagcttttataaGTCTGAATATATGTATAGAAACTATGGATATGAATCTTAGTCCTATAATAAACCTGGCTTAAACACAGCGCTGTTTCTGTATGTAGCACAGCATCTCTCAGTGTGAGGGCCTTCCTGCACCTGATCCACAGGAGAAGCAATGGGGCCAGACCCTGCAAGACCTCCACGTGCAGGTCAATAGGGCCAGACCCTGCAAGACCTGCAGGTGCTGCAAGCTCAGGAACGACAGGCTGGAACAGCTTGAGGTCCTGTTTCATTAGAGTCACGCTTCTGAAAACATTACCATTACTGTCTGTTGTGCATGTGTCACAACGCAGAAATCTGTTTAGGATTGGGAAACAATACCATGCAATCTgtcattactattattttaacatttcccTGCATTTTTAGAGCTGGATAATTAAGCAAACCTAAAACTGCACAAGTTTTCTAAAAATGGCCTGTCATGTTAACAGCACTTTCGTTTTCCAGAAGCACAAAACAGAATCACTGTGTCTCTGCAGACTGTACTTACTTTGTAAAATACCCTCTAGTATTTTACAGAGACTTGTCGTGCTTTAACCCCGGccagccggcaaccaagcactacacagctgcttgcttactccctctcacccagagggatgaggaggacaatcagaaaggaatgtgaaactcaggggttgagagAAGAACAATGTAatatgtaaagcaaaagctgcgcacgcaagcaaagcaaagcaaagcaaggaattcatccccacttcccacgggcaggcaggtgttcggccatccccaggacagccgggctccatcacatgtaacagttactcgggaagacaaacgccatagtgccagatgtcccccccttccttcttcttcccccagtttatatactcagcttgccatcatatggtatggaatacctctttggccagtttgggtcacctgccctggctgtgtccctcccagtttcccgtgaccctccagccctcttgctggcagggcccaagaaactggaaagtccttgacttggtataaacattacctaaaACACAcgctaaaaccatcagtgtgctatcaacatggttctcacaccaaatccaaaccacagccccgcaccagctactaagaaaattaactctatcccagctgaaaacaggacaaGACTAAAATATGAATGTTGCTAAAGTCGTGCATACAGACCAATTATAATTCATCCaaaattttataaacatttgcaaatgtaaataaaaaggcATACCCTATGGCTTGTCCAGTAGACAAAACAGGACATATTTTTGGGCAAGAGGTTTAAGGTTGGTCATAGCATATAGGTTCAGTCGGGGCCCATACAACACTGCCGTGCTTCTGGAGTCCTCCAGGTGGAAGTGGGCTTTCCTGGGGTGCAGACCTTTTGCCACTCCTGCGCAGAGAATTGTCTCTGCCACCGTGACTGCTAAGGGCGCCAGGCAGAGCTTTCAGAAGTGGTTCTAAATTTGCTTTCTTGGTGCCCACCAGACACACTAAAATAACTTTGGGGTTTAGAAAAACAATCAGTTTACTCTGTAGGCAATTAATTATAACAAGTTACAGTATGGCAGCTGCCCTATGACAGCTGTCAGTGAGCACAGTCTTCGCTCTTGGCAAACATGGAGAAATTCAGGGATTATTGTCATGTGATTAATTGTTACCTGTGGGAATGTACctgaatattttcttcacaaataGCTTCTAAGTGTGTATAGCCCATCCAGAGTCTTTTCAAGATGACTCCTGTAATTCTGCATTATTTTGCATGTCTGTATGCATGTTTACATGTGCAGACACTATTTGCATTCTAAATCGTGGTAGTCTTTAGCCATTTTAGATGTGCTAACATGTGCAACGCCTGAGCATTGACAAAGACATCTCATCCTTATGAAATTAAGATACTTGTTGCTCATAGAACGTGTCCATTCTGAAACTGcagtcttgtttttcttctggcaaGGATCCAAATAATATCCCCTTGTGGACATGCTAACACATAGAAACCGTGAAGTATGTCCATGTTGCAATGTCTTGTATCAAATTTTCTCTCGGCAGAATTCACTGATGTCAGTAAAACTGTTCCAATTTAtgctcagcatttttcttctaaagagTGTGAAATAAGTAATGTTAAAAAGGTGTTAGGTGCTGaagcattttctgttctcctAACTGTTTCTGGGGATTTAGTTTTAGCTTTCAACATTAACTTACATAGTTTCAAGATAATTGTTTTTGTGCAAAAAGGCAGTAGCTACATTACTGCAATCGTGTTTAACACCCACACCTACATTCCTGTTCAGGATTCTGAGCAAGAAGACGACAATTCGGAAGACATTCAAGAAGagtatttcacagaaagcaATAGCGAAGTGTCTGAGGAGGCATATACTGAAGAGGatgatgaagaagaagaagaagatgaagaggaggatgaagatgaGAGTGAGGATGAGGAAGAGCAAAATGGTGCAGCTGGTGAAAGACCTGAGGATGGCAGGAGTTCTGACCACATCAGACGCAAAAAGTGTAACAGCGCAAAGGACAATGAAGACTTACTCAATGGTCATGATGAAAAAGACACCGACAATCTGAGCTTAAAAAGCAGTGCCATCCACCCTTGTGGAAATCCAACAGTTATTGAGGATGCTTTGGAAAAAGTTAGGAACAACGACCCTGACACCACAGAGGTCAATCTGAACAACATTGAAAACATCACTTCACAGATGCTTATACAATTTTCTCAAGCCCTAAGGGACAACACAGTGGTTAAGTCATTCAGCTTGGCTAACACGCATGCTGATGACAACGTTGCAATAGCTATTGCTGGTATGTTAAAGGTAAATCAGCATATAACTAGTCTGAATATCGAGTCAAATTTTATCACAGGCAAAGGAGTGCTGGCCATCATGAGAGCTTTGCAGAATAACAAGGTTCTAACAGAACTGCGATTCCACAATCAAAGGCACATCATGGGCAGCCAGGTGGAAATGGACATAGTTAAACTGTTGAAAGAGAACACGACTCTGGTCAAGCTTGGATACCACTTTGACCTTGCTGGCCCAAGAATGACCATGACAAGTATCCTGACAAGAAATATGgataaacaaagacaaaagcGTATGCAGGAGCAGCGGCAGCAAGAGTCTGGTTGTGACGGAGCCATCAATCCAAAGACAAAAGTTTTGCAGAAGGGGACGCCTCGATCCTCCCCTTATGTGTCACCCAAGAGCTCACCATGGTCCTCTCCAAAACTCCCTAAGAAAGTGCCACCAGTGAAAAGTCAGCCTCCTGtacccccacctccccctccacccccacctcctcctcctcctcctcctcccccggTTATTCCAGAGAAGAAGGCACCAACCAGGAATATAGCTGAAGTCATCAAAGAGCAAGAAAGCTCAAAAAAAGCCTTACAGAatggacagaaaaagaaaaaaggcaaaaaaagcaaaaaacatgaGAACAGCatattgaaagaaattaaagattctttaaaatcagtttcagaCAGAAAATCAGAGGAAGGTTCAC includes:
- the LMOD2 gene encoding leiomodin-2, whose protein sequence is MSTFGYRRELSKYEDIDEDELLASLTEEELKELERELEDIEPDRNLPVGQRQKSLTEKTPTGTFSREALMAYWERETRKLLEKERLGACDKDSEQEDDNSEDIQEEYFTESNSEVSEEAYTEEDDEEEEEDEEEDEDESEDEEEQNGAAGERPEDGRSSDHIRRKKCNSAKDNEDLLNGHDEKDTDNLSLKSSAIHPCGNPTVIEDALEKVRNNDPDTTEVNLNNIENITSQMLIQFSQALRDNTVVKSFSLANTHADDNVAIAIAGMLKVNQHITSLNIESNFITGKGVLAIMRALQNNKVLTELRFHNQRHIMGSQVEMDIVKLLKENTTLVKLGYHFDLAGPRMTMTSILTRNMDKQRQKRMQEQRQQESGCDGAINPKTKVLQKGTPRSSPYVSPKSSPWSSPKLPKKVPPVKSQPPVPPPPPPPPPPPPPPPPPVIPEKKAPTRNIAEVIKEQESSKKALQNGQKKKKGKKSKKHENSILKEIKDSLKSVSDRKSEEGSRPSTRPSTPQRSLHDNLMEAIRASSIKQLRRVEVPEALR